One region of Centropristis striata isolate RG_2023a ecotype Rhode Island chromosome 3, C.striata_1.0, whole genome shotgun sequence genomic DNA includes:
- the LOC131962955 gene encoding deoxyribonuclease-1-like 1 — MLIAAFNVKRLGRAKINNPDVLKNLIKIVSRYSVVVMLEVVDQSGEAMEMFLEELNDFRPNRNNQYSMICSESLGRGTYREQFVFFYREDEATIINQYQYEEEGNVDVLVREPFIVQFNCPNTVVQNLVLIPVHTKPEDAETELSALHDVVQDAIRKMKTKNIMILGDFNADGPYFPEARRGNIRLGKPPYHWLIDDDVDTTTSDNNDRTYDRIVVYGDQMKRAVVTNSAQPFDFKTTFRLSAVAAAAVSDHYPVEVELKERR; from the exons ATGCTTATCGCAGCGTTCAATGTTAAGAGGCTGGGACGGGCAAAAATCAACAACCCAGATGTGCTGAAAAATCtgattaag ATTGTGTCTAGGTACAGTGTGGTGGTGATGTTGGAGGTGGTGGATCAGAGCGGCGAGGCCATGGAAATGTTCCTCGAAGAACTCAACGACTTCAG ACCGAACAGAAACAATCAGTACAGCATGATATGCAGTGAGTCTCTGGGACGAGGCACCTACAGGGAGCAGTTTGTCTTCTTCTACAG agaGGATGAGGCGACAATCATCAACCAATACCAGTACGAGGAAGAAGGAAATGTAGACGTGCTCGTCAGAGAGCCGTTTATTGTgcagtttaattgtccaaataCAG TTGTGCAGAACCTGGTGCTGATCCCGGTCCACACCAAACCGGAGGACGCAGAGACGGAGCTGAGCGCTCTGCATGATGTGGTCCAAGATGCGATAAGAAAAATGAAGACTAAA aacatCATGATTCTGGGAGACTTTAATGCAGATGGACCTTATTTTCCTGAGGCACGGAGGGGAAACATCAGACTGGGGAAACCTCCCTACCATTGGCTGATAGATGATGATGTCGACACCACGACAAGTGACAATAATGACCGAACCTACGACAG GATTGTTGTGTATGGAGATCAGATGAAGAGGGCTGTCGTGACAAACTCAGCTCAACCTTTCGACTTTAAGACGACCTTCAGGCTGTCCGCTGTCGCT GCTGCAGCCGTCAGCGATCACTACCCTGTGGAGGTGGAGCTGAAGGAGAGGAGATAG